TCTTGTAAAAATGTCCGCAAACTCGATTCGCTTTTGATCATTTTCCTATTAACTGTAAATGTTGACCATAAAAACGTTTGATGAATTTCTTTGAAACTAAGTtgtaggtataaaatatattatttttttaattgctttttttcaAAACTAAGATCTGCAAGCAAGGAAAACATCGAAAGAAATTTCTCATGGTTTGGCAAATGACGAATACGAGAATGGCGGGTATTAGCAATGCGACcgactttttatacaaaatatgtaaacGGACggccaaatgggccacctgatggtaaatagtcaccgTCGTCTACAGACATTGGCTTTAcatcaccaatcttgggaacttatgttatactggctcactcaacatACCGGCTCCTTCAaacaaacataacaatactaagtaatgttaTGCGGTGGAATATGttatcagtgggtggtacctacctagacttgcgcaaagcccttcttggtgttagggcttgcgcaaagccctaacaccaagaAGACAACACCAAATAAGTACATATAACAAAGAGTAGATTTCTACATAAAAGAATCATTTAACAGTCTTAGTGCAGTGGGACAtagacaggctgttacttgttactttactgtatatcttatacatacatatataatctaCATTAAAATGGTCCTACATTAGATTTAtcattaatgttaaaatttataacgtaTTGTTGAAAAATAGAATTAATCTATAGTAAATATCGTTTGTATGCTCtcgttaaatatttgttttagatgtcattaataataaagattacttgccaatagatggcgttactaTACATCTAGTCCCTTAATCAGactaaagtaaatatttcttaatttaaagacaataattttaattataaatgtttattgtggaataaataataatacatgtttCGAGATTGTAGAGTAATTCAACTGTCACATAAAACCATGGATATATGGCGAAGTAACTGAAATACATAAGATTTATGGAATTTGTTTACGTAATTAAAGTTGATAGTAGATAAACATCAGGAGTCGAGGCCGAGAAGCAGTAAAATCTCTCGCGGCCGAGCAATTTCTTCTACCGACTGACCGGTTCGTTTAGGTTGAGCACCTCAACGGAGACTATATTAGAATATCTACAATAACAGTACaaccattaataaataaataatcataattcaaATAGGCCCTAAACCTAGATTTTGACTTTAAGGAAGATATCCTATACAGGGCGAATGATTAGAAGATATTTCTATTgtaactgatattttttttgggtatataaatatatgatgtcTTGATAGCATTGGTTATATAGTTACTACGTTCATCAACATGCTAagtttgattaataattataatgtcagtAATATAAAGCGATAGTTTCATCCACTGGAGCTTGAGCCTTATTCTCTTCCAGGCCATACAAATGCGATATTTGTGGCGCTGCATTCCGAAGGCCCTACGCTCGTACCGTCCACACTCTAATACATACAGGAGAGAAGCCACACGAGTGTGACGTGTGTGGAACTGCCTTtaggtatgttttattttaataaaactctcTGAATAGAACAACCAATCAATAGAACATTAAATGTTAAAGTAATTACTGTAAATCAttttctgtttgtttgtttaagttTTTACTTTACAATCTAATTCCGATGATGACAAATGAAATGTCGTTAAATATTCAGTTCACTCCCGCGTGTCAGACATGACGTCATTAGAGATCTTAAATAAAGGGATTCGAACTAAAAGGGTATATGGgactaaaatctttttttttttctaagcatTTCTtgatttacaaaacaatatcactccaagaaaaaaaaatcaccactTAGGCCCTTTTTGTCTCTGGCAGCTTCGAATGTTGTTAGAGAGCTTAAGAGCGAATTAACTCAATCTGCAGAATACGTAGATGTGCGAAACAAAACTATTACTAAAATTTCCAAGTGTAATTATAACATGAGGTTATAATGATGGCTATTGAAAATAATGCTGTAGACTGCCTCGcgaaaaagaaaacatttctaTTCTTTAATTAGCAGTGATATGGCATTGTGGGTTAAGCTCCGTATTTATAATCAAAGACTTTTAacgttgtaaaattaaaaaaaaaaaacaatacttttacaaaaaagagttaattatataatcaaagaTATTATCGTCGTATATATCCTGTTTCATTGGAATCAATTTAAGAGAAGTAAACATCCAATCCAAGCGGTATATACTatccataaaattaaattacttttcaatGTTTAAATCTTGGCTCAACATTTTGTCTTATATGTTAAcagttacttatataaatactgtttaaataatttaagtgttCCTCGTTACAATATAGTATATAGAGttcatataataaacatttacattGTCGATAATAATTAGAACTGCTGCTAATTGAAATTCTTGGTACTATATAGCGGCAGAATAACCGCCGAAAACTTTGATGGAAATGctcttgttatatttttttcatactatgaaataatttaactattttacCAGTATACAATAATACACACGTAATtactcaattaaatttataaaaacattctttTTCTGTTTTGTGGTCAAGTACCTTACGCAAACACGCAAAGTGACAAATATACTACTTAAATAGGGTGTGCGATTAATCATGTCgctatgtatattttatcatttttgaaagtaaataaaagtgtGAATTATACAATTACCTTCTTCCTCCCAGTTTGCTCGGAGTTACTGCTCAGTTATTCTAAATCATTCAAGTCAACTGCTTCTGTTCATATCCATACGAGTgtgaaataaagtaaatgtcaTGTTTCATCTTTGTACGATAATAGTCATAAAtgtgaataattatttcaaataaatagttcctaaaaattataacagatgTCGCTGGTCGTTTGCTTGTAGCTGATATGTTCCTTTTGTACGTTCTTAAATTGGATTGTTCGTAATTATTCTTTTCACAGACGTTCCGGAGATATGTGGAAGCATAAAAGAACACTACACGGCATTCAGGCAAACGGCAGTGATgcaaaatagattaaaatattttaggataAAATATGACCAATTTTATTGAGATTTTCAAGTTATGTGCTGCCAAGGAGGTTAATTTGACGTTTTTAAATACTGTCACAGAAGAAACTTAGAAACTTAGCATTTCAAGTAACTttgtaacatttcaataatatgaCTTTATTTGTTAGAAGTGTGAAGTGTCACGGACTGCCAAGAGATAGAATCATGACACCAGAATATGACGTATTGAAACCACCATAATAATGCCTTGTATATATGTTTGATAGTTTTTTGTGAAGCAACGAAATATGTTATAACTAATGTAATATGGATTTATGTGAAGAATTAAACCtcaattaaatactttaaatatataatgtatttttatagtatttagtCGAGTTTTAGCTTTTTTCAATATTGTGtacataattatcttttttttaccatttaacagtggataaaataaaaaactgcgTTTTCTTcaacagtaaatatttattataaaaattgctcTTATAGCCACATTTctgtttctataatatatataatatttatgttcattcTTTGTGCCATTGTTTCACAAAATTATTCCTGTTCTTGTTATTTTCGATACAACagcttaaacaataattatattacaatatttcttaaattagaATAGAGGAAACAATTTTGAACAACTCCTAACATGAGGAACGTATAACAATTCGATGTGCAGAACAAGTACATTCAAAATTGATTTCACAATTTTCTAAGGGGAGTATTTTTCTAGAATATACACAAtcgtttcaataataaatcCTGTCATTTTTGGTAACCAATGGCAATGAAAAACACTAAGAAATTACTTACACaatgtaattataaagttaCGTATGATGGTGTCGAATGCGTTTCTTTGAAACGCTTCCGACGGTGAGAACAAGGACGAGACAGATGTACTGTCTACAATTATTGCTGAAGTCACAACACTAGCTCGGGGGTAGCGGCCCGGTAATAAATAGCTCTTTGCATCTTTTGTACATCACTTTCAAGCATGTAGACAATCACCAGAACGCATACCAAATTTGTTACGTGTTGAGGACGACGtacaattcatttattaataattttatacaatttttataatattttattgaaacattaATCGGAAATTTAAAGACAAGGTAATTTCATAGATTGTTTAAAATCTGTTATTTGTACATGATTGCAAGCATATGAAACGGTTTATGCCTCTGTCACACACGCGCTGGCGATGCATTATACTAATTGGTACAGTCgagataattttaaactaaaaacctTACGTGTAGACATAACTTACTTAAATACTTTAAgtacgtttaaattaaaaattaaacaattttctcGGGCGCTGACCGACAGAGGCATAAAGCAGGAGGCTTAGTACAAActtgtaagtatattatattcaatagtcGTTTACCCATAATTCGCTAACTTACTTAAGTAAACCATCACAACCAACCATACGGAcaagtttaacaaaaaaaaaaatctaaataagtaTGCAAAATAAATCGTCAAATGAGAAAACGATCGGAACTCAACACTCATAGACTATCCAAGTATCCAGTGCATCACTTACGAGTTCATAACCCACGAATTACAACTAATTAGACATCTTTCAAATCGGTACTGGCAATATTTTGTGACACCTTAcattaaaacgaattaaaatatgtaacttGTAAATCTGTACTTGAGTGTATTGGACAGAATAGAGGTCGTATGATACAAGGCGGCGGCGTGCGTCGCTTACACATCCATAccgataaaattattactttacataatatttacaacgGCCGCGAATCACCGCGCCATAATGCCCAACtccgtatataatatgtacattaaatttaagaacATAGAGTTTCTCTCATTAGCTACCAAATCACAATTCAAATATTTGAGTAATTGACAACGGTGGACAAACATGCGCCGGAGCACGAATGCATCTTACTTTATTGAAATTTGTACTTTGCTCTATTAAAAGTCGTGCTAGGTAGGTATGTTTGGTCCATGCAGTCGCACTCGCGCAGTCCGCGAGATGGGCTGCGAGTCGGGGCGATCGGGGCGGTCGAGGCGCCGCTAAACGAGTGAGCCTTCAAAACATCAATAGAAACGGAAAACCTTTAAGCTCGTCGATAAAATTAGTCAATTTTGTCATTTAAAACTTAATGTCGTTTCCCACGGTTAACGCTCGCGTCGCTGGCTCCGACCGCAAATCCCGATGACACGCAGATTCATTAAGTCCCATTTCACGCAAGTTGCTCGCAATCCGACGTCACTAACGAGAGGACACATCATTGCTACGCCATCAAAAGAAACGCTCCGCTACACTTTGATGACGTAGGATCGGGTTGACTAGAACTCTCTTAGGGAGGCCGGGTTGAATCtatctattgttatatatttagtattttcgaTGTCTCAAATCTCATTGCATTCCCAAAACCAATCAATTCTATCAGTCAAACTTCCCTAATTCGCTAAGGAGGTTTCCTCTAAGGAGATCCGATGCCCCTCTAATGAACGTCGGTACAAAACTAGAATTAAATACtgcaaataaattgttatttttcacttatattttaactaattacaTATTAGGAACTGCATTTAACTATTAGTAGTAAACACCGTAAGAAATTATTGAATGATAGTTTTATTAGTAGGCATGTATTATtcctaaattattattgttcttaaTTGGTACATATCGGTAAAAGTAAAACGTTCATCAGGCGGACATCGGACTCTCGGACAGATTAAGTTTATCTTACAATTCCGACTGTGAGAGGCTTTAAGTACGACCGGTATTATGTTAAATCACGTTTCACAAATTCCAATTATTCAATGTATAATGATGCCAAAAATCGTGAGACTTCCATACATGACTGTCGATAAGGCTGTTTAATTGACACCCAATTACAGTGCCGCCCTGGAGCAGAGGATGCGGAACTAATGAAAGTTCATGGGTTAATTTAAGTACTTACTacgtatttaattacaattttgttCGTCAATATTCAAATGAACCTTTAGAAGTTTAGAACTGCATTCAACAGTGCCCCTTTACAGCGTTGACGGTCACGAGGTTCGGCACATGTCCACACATGAGTCTGACGTACTGACGATTGCCGTCCGTGAGAGTCGCTCTTTTAAAATGTGCAGTGGAAATTACAGAAACATAAACACGAGCTCGACAATTATTTCGACTTTGTCcggaatataaatgaaattcacACTTCCAAGAACGGCAACGTCTCTTTATAACATAACCCACCCGAAGTCACGCTTTGTCGTTAAAATACATCAGATAGAAAATATCAAgacagaaataattttaaatcatcacTTCTCTCTTTCAACCTAATAAATATAGcatttatctaattaattacacaataatttcaacaaaaattTCAAACACCCGAGTTTCGACACGAACAGTAATAACGTCTGCTGCTAAGTCAGTTCTGAGTCcacttaaagaaaaaaaaactatcaaaaatAACTCGGCTCGCGATCAAGTCCCGCGTGTCGTCCGAAGCTAGCACCTTCCCTTTAATAATCACATAACACTAACTACTGACTGCGTGGCGGCGTGGCGCCGACTAGATGTGCCGCGCGGGCGGCCCTCGCCGCGCCGCGCGGCCGCCCTCAGCTCGCCGCGGCGCGGCCTGCCCACCTATCACAGGCGCTCAGTGCGGCGCGGGCGCATCTTGCCCGCGCGGCAACCACTAACTCGTCGGCACCAGCAGCCGCACGAAGCTGTCCTCGCTCCAGCCCCAGTCGTCGGGCCACGCGTCCTCGGGGGGGTCTAGTGCCGACCGCGACGACAGGCTTAGCACCGAGCCCCAGTCGATGGTGCGTTGCTCCTCGTCGCCGTAGCCCGAGTCGCGGTCCGGCGGTGGCGGAGTCGGGAAGGGTGTGGCGCGACCTGCCGCCGGGTCCCGGGCACCCAGCACCTCGCAGCGCGCCGCACCTGCCGCCGTCGCCGCACACGCCGTTTCGAAGGGCGCCGGCGTCTCTTCGGCGCTTTCGCGCTCCATCTCCCTTTCGATGCCTCGCAGCGTGTTGCAAACGAGCACTGACCGCCGCAGCGAGGGGTCCGCAGTCTGGCGGAAACGCGCCAGCTTCAGGGCGCAGAGGTTCATCATCTTGAGGCGCCGCTCGCGGTAGCAGCGTCGTGAAGCACAGCGACCGGCGGCACGGCCATCGCAGCAGGCACGCGCGGCGGCGCCGCCAAGTTCGAGGTAGGATTTGCCGTTCTCGGCGCGTATGGTGTCGTGCGCGCCGCACCAACCACCGCACCAGCGCCGGCGACACGCGCGGCGTTCCTCGTCTTCGGCACGCCAGCACTCGCCGCCGCCTGCTCCGGCGGCCACTGCCTCCAGTCGCGCTATCGAATCCTCCCAGCGCGCAACTTTACCGCCGCCCTCGCACGGGGAGCCGGCGCGCCGCTTGGCGCCGCACCCGCCGCCCGAGCCCTGCAAAATTCaacaaaatatgattttaattattttaaaaacatcaaaaaataaaataacttatagtatggccttattaaattaaatatttcattaacatacatatatattgaacgTATTAGTGATTATTTTTGTGACTTAAAAGTTTCGACGACAAATTCACTGGTAAGAAAGTTCTAACAAATAAGTTACTTTGGGACGAAATATTTAAACGCTCAATTGTACCGAGCTCTTTGTAAAACAGCCCTTGTCATCCCTAGCATACAAGGATAAGGCAACGCTATAGATACCTGAGCCCAACTCGCTTTGTAGAGCGACCCTTCTCTTTTTTTGGGTACAATATGCACCCGGGGAGCAGCCCCTGCATATCGGCCCAGGTAGAGAGTTCGTGTTCCGAAATACAACTGTGGGATTTGCCCGAACAAATGTCGTTcctatttttttgaaaaaatctcTATACAAAAGATTTTAACGTGAATGCTAGGGCCAAAAAATTTAGATTCGATAGAGATGTTACGGTCCACAAATGTTAATAGGTAAACTTTTTAAGTCTAACTTAAGTTACAATATTGCAATCTACCTGACTTGATGAAcagtttgaaattaataaatatgacataCAAATTTTCACTTACAACTTTAAACTAGAAAAACAAGCTGTATCGTACCAGCAGCTGCTACGTCTATATGAATAGAAATAACCCGATACACGCAGATGACAAGGCGCCTTGACTTAAAACATAGCGATTGTATACGATACATTGCTCGTTCCATTAGTGGTCGCAATGATATTTTGCAATATACAACTAACTAGGTAACTAAAACGggacgttttaaaaaataaattgttagcAAATCCACCGGCGGCAGATGCCCGCGCACCTGCCACCACAATTAGGTGGCACACGCGTTTACGCACCTTCAGACTTAAGTGCCTTATATGCACCTAgacttatagtttttttattgttatgtaacttACTGtagataaatgttttttttttcttctaaaaaagtaaggttatatttatttgaaactatataattataaaatgtatcaaaataaaatgtatttaatgtagTACATAACGCAATGAGAGTCGAGGCACTCGTTTGCTAAGCGACGCAGGCCCGCGCAGCTCGCGTTGACTCAGCGGCCACTCATCGCAACGCTGCAAATAATCATTTTGCGTCACCCTTTTATCATTCTGTAGAAAACAGGCTGCTCCATTGTTCATTCGTGAACGCTTGTAGCGTGGTAAAAATTGTGCAGTTTGCAAGATGCAGAATTAAACAAAACCGCGTGATTTCATTAGTATCACGCGGTGAGCGAGCGTATGTAATGTAGCGGTGTCGTCGCCAGCGCTGGCGctcatgaaaataaatttagtatatgaCGTTGGCGCACAGCGTTGCCGCTCCGTTCATTGGAACGTGGCCGCGCGACGTTGCCGCGCCGTTCGCTCTTTCTAATCTTGTCGTAAAGTTCTTTTTCTGATGCGCAGCGCGTCGCTCGCTCTGTCCGCTCGAAACTTGGAAACGTCAGACGTTCATTTTATCGCTTGCTTTGAATAGCTATGCGGTATATTAAACCTGTGATGTCCCTATAGCGCTTAGAAGtttacgatttatttaaaattacagtcataatgaaattttactgCTCGCTTCTCGTTTTATGTATGAGTGGAGCGGTCAACTGAAGGTAGAGGCGCTAATAATCGGTCAGTCAGATCGCGAAGGTAGGAAAAGTTCGATCGCCGGGGCGAGTCGAACGAACTTTCTATGGCATTGTAAAGAACGAATAGATGGCGGCACGGCATTGCTTCACAGTGCGCTAAGCCATGTCGTTGTCGAGCGAGCGTGGGTCTCTGCGGGCCGCGGTGGGGTGGGGTGAAGAGCGCTGAACGGGTCGCAGGCAGGGCGCGGGGGAGCGGAGGATCTGTGGCTGTGTGCGAGACGTACACGTGCACGCGCACACAGTCGCATCGCATAATAACATCGCGTAGCGGCCGTCCGCTTCTATCTAACGCTACAGCTACCTACGCTCCGACGAACGTTATATTATAGCGAACTATAAAATGGGGTAGATAGCGTGGGGTGTACAGCTCTGCATTATAAAGCTAGAATATAGATGAGAAAAAGCAAATtaatcgtaataaatattattataaactaattatgaattgattattttttttatatattattagaacgtTTCTCTTTGTTTCATAATATGAAAATGTCATTATTACACTTTTTAATtacaacattatattaaaacaatcgtGTTTATTGAGGATCGCATTCGTTTCGGCCACAACTTATTTTTACAACAGCAAAATAGCATTCACATATGCGTAGGTGTTACAATGACAAACAAAGCTTTTATagcttgttttaataattttcacaaaCAACAGAGGTAATAAAGACGAGACGATTGCTCACTACAAATGATCCACATAGTATTTTTTGTGATtcattcataaatttatatagcgTGAAGAGGTGTTAATCTGCAATATCGAATTGGAGAATCTATTGAATGAGCGATTTACGATTAACATTCCTTTTCAGTACAATAGAGCACGTGATCGAGTTCGCAAACTCATTCATCGGAAGGGTATCGGGCCTGTTTACAGGTGGTTAAAGATTACAGATCAGCCTAGCCCGCTGAGCTTCGAATGccgttatacattttttatgcgctgagaaaatttatttattgttttgactCGGAAGCTATGCAATTACGATTTATTGGTGATTGTATTGTGTTATCGGATGCTGATGATGCTATcagatttaatagttttatattcattgaaattagtTTTATCATTTTGACGTAGTATGTTTGAATTtagtaacttatttttttttagtatttattaactattttctGATATCTTTCATCTTACGTTTAATTTCTCAatgtaatttactaaaataaactaaacagtTATCTCGACGAATTTaagaatacattatataattactcaATTGCTTCATAGTATACTGTCAATGcattattttatctaatattgaataaatatgtgAACTTAGACatgtttttttcgtaaaatacttattaaatttatacgtaTGATATAGAAACTTTCCTTAACGAGTGTCAGTCGAATGATTCGGGTTTCGGCATAAGCCAGCGCCGAGCGCCAAGGCAGTCTCTGGCACGCACATTTCCGTGAGCGGCGAGCGGCGAGGCCGCGCGGCGATGTGTGCGCGTGTGCGTACGCGCAGCGAGTCAGTGTGCGCGGACCAGTCTCACATCCTGTTCTCTGGCCCGGCCGCGCAACTTCGACTGACTCTCCGAGCTTTTTATACCGTCGCTGTCCCGTTTTGAACGATATTAGCctatacttttttaaagtttGCATTTAAGATGAgaattgtattttaaagaacgagtttttttaatgaaactagTAGTATGTGAAATTATATTCGTGCTCAACGATTGGCGATCTAGATATAATGTGAATTTAAAACATTCTAAATACATGTGATATTTTGAGGTATAACAGCAAGTTAGGGCgaatataattctaaaattattttactgttaaAGATATTCgatgttgttttatattattcgtCACCTGTtcgttaaacataaataaatacctttGGACATCAGTTTTCTTTGTAAGGCTTAAGTTATGCGGTTATATAAGAGCGCAGCGGTGTCAAATAATTCCAAAGTGACAGAGAAAAAAATGAACAAGAGAACCGTTTAAGCGCAAACAAAAGGAATCCCTCAGGAATGTGTGCCTGCATAAAAAGCGAGGGAATTCCCGAAACGTATTGTTTACAGTGTGCGGGCGCGTGCGGAACGTGGCGTTATGCGTTTATTATGATGAGCGTCTTGCAGAGCTGCGGCCACTTGATGCAATGAAAGGGAAAATTGTACTTTTTGTTCAAGCGCGGATGACGCATTTACTTCCCCGAACGCCGTGGGCAACATGACAGGAATGTCGGCCCGCCACACGCGCAAGGCCTCGCTTGCAACACAAATATTTCCTCCTAATACTGAATCTGAGCTTAAAAACGTCGGTTCAGGGCTATAATGATACCTTCTTAGACATATTTGTCTTTtaacattatactttattagtTAAGCATAATTGAATCTATTCTTAAACATGTCTGAATGCTTTAGAGGACATAAAACATTTCAACTTAGTTTGGTGACGAAACAACGAAGCTATACGAAACAGTTAATCTCTTTACGGATGATAAGAACAACAAGAACGAATGCAAATGTGGTAAACAGGACTGGTTCAAGGCGCTCATAGCGGTTAACACTGACATTGTAAGACGAAGTGCGTACGTAGAGCATAAATCACTTCAATCTCCAGGATGGAGTTCACATCGTGCGCTTTTAAGACAATAAATCAGCGGGTGCGGGCGTAAGCGGGCAGATAATGACGTCACTGGTACGTATCTCGGAGAATCCCCGGAAGggcgaataaaataaaaatgtcacgtAGCGATCAGCTGTCGGGCGGCGCGGCGTGAGCGTGACGGGCGGGCCCGCGCTCCGCAGCGATACGCATAACGACGCcgcaataaaacttatttttatgtttttcgcTCACAATGGCCGCGCGAAGGTCGAGCTATCTAAATGGGTCAATACACTCTGCGTAGTACGAGCGTCGAACACGTGCTCCCGCGTTTGTAAATAGCGAGATATCGGCCGATTGTTGCAG
The Nymphalis io chromosome 19, ilAglIoxx1.1, whole genome shotgun sequence DNA segment above includes these coding regions:
- the LOC126775814 gene encoding uncharacterized protein LOC126775814; this encodes MKMWSDFQGSGGGCGAKRRAGSPCEGGGKVARWEDSIARLEAVAAGAGGGECWRAEDEERRACRRRWCGGWCGAHDTIRAENGKSYLELGGAAARACCDGRAAGRCASRRCYRERRLKMMNLCALKLARFRQTADPSLRRSVLVCNTLRGIEREMERESAEETPAPFETACAATAAGAARCEVLGARDPAAGRATPFPTPPPPDRDSGYGDEEQRTIDWGSVLSLSSRSALDPPEDAWPDDWGWSEDSFVRLLVPTS